A single window of Jiangella alkaliphila DNA harbors:
- a CDS encoding RidA family protein, with product MTSDYRHASAPATPPPAGPQRPSIAATRRLGDLLVTSGKTANGPDGALIASGRVGDQVDLETARQCAWQCAANVLETVRAELGSLEQVAEVVKLTVYVASAPGFIEQHLVADAATAYVQHVLGAEAGQHARAAIGVAELPTGSPVEVEALIRVR from the coding sequence GTGACCAGCGACTACCGCCACGCGTCCGCACCCGCCACCCCGCCGCCGGCCGGCCCGCAGCGCCCGTCCATCGCGGCGACCCGCCGGCTCGGTGACCTGCTGGTGACGTCCGGCAAGACCGCCAACGGGCCGGACGGCGCGCTGATCGCGTCCGGCCGGGTCGGCGACCAGGTCGATCTCGAGACCGCACGGCAGTGCGCCTGGCAGTGCGCCGCCAACGTGCTCGAGACCGTCCGCGCCGAACTGGGCAGCTTGGAGCAGGTGGCGGAGGTCGTCAAGCTGACCGTCTACGTCGCCAGCGCGCCCGGCTTCATCGAGCAGCACCTGGTCGCCGACGCCGCCACCGCCTACGTCCAGCACGTGCTCGGCGCGGAGGCCGGGCAGCACGCGCGCGCGGCCATCGGCGTCGCCGAACTGCCCACCGGCAGCCCCGTCGAGGTGGAGGCGCTGATCCGCGTGCGCTGA
- a CDS encoding IclR family transcriptional regulator — translation MPGNDVNEGTAGQDRAPSPAVARALTVLETLVESDEGMTLTALAKRTNIPLATCASIVYTLEQRGYAQRRVVGRSHFWRPTLRLYGLATQLVRKVDLSSVAQRELRELADVVGMPVHIGVLTGASVVYVAKAATPGFIQFDTYPGKVAPFNLTALGKAIAAHLPERDLEPLLTQLTPGRGPRAAEPTREAFLSELAGVRKRGYAVEDEEEQAEIACVAAPFFDAGGLVGGAVGVTGFSRDLAGQRRKEAIAGVVEIGRTVSRKLGFDDLR, via the coding sequence ATGCCGGGCAATGACGTCAACGAGGGCACCGCGGGCCAGGACCGCGCACCGTCGCCGGCGGTCGCACGGGCGTTGACCGTGCTCGAGACGCTGGTCGAGTCCGACGAGGGCATGACCCTCACCGCCCTGGCCAAGCGCACGAACATCCCGCTGGCCACCTGCGCCTCCATCGTCTACACGCTCGAACAGCGCGGCTACGCGCAGCGCCGGGTGGTCGGACGCAGCCACTTCTGGCGCCCGACGCTGCGGCTGTACGGCCTGGCGACGCAACTGGTCCGCAAGGTCGACCTGTCGTCGGTGGCGCAGCGCGAGCTGCGCGAGCTGGCCGACGTCGTCGGCATGCCGGTGCACATCGGCGTCCTGACCGGCGCCTCGGTGGTCTACGTCGCCAAGGCGGCCACGCCCGGGTTCATCCAGTTCGACACCTACCCGGGCAAGGTCGCGCCGTTCAACCTCACCGCGCTGGGCAAGGCGATCGCCGCCCACCTGCCCGAGCGCGACCTCGAGCCGCTGCTGACCCAGCTGACGCCCGGCCGCGGCCCGCGCGCCGCCGAGCCGACCCGCGAGGCGTTCCTCTCCGAGCTGGCCGGGGTCCGCAAGCGCGGCTATGCCGTCGAGGACGAGGAGGAGCAGGCCGAGATCGCCTGCGTCGCCGCGCCGTTCTTCGACGCCGGCGGGCTGGTCGGCGGCGCGGTCGGCGTCACCGGGTTCTCCCGCGACCTCGCCGGCCAGCGCCGCAAAGAGGCCATCGCCGGCGTCGTCGAGATCGGCCGGACGGTCTCGCGCAAGCTCGGCTTCGACGACCTGCGCTGA
- a CDS encoding Gfo/Idh/MocA family protein → MTGGTMVAVALVGLGDIGLGAHLPALLRSPDVRLVAVADPVAAHREAVTPLVGDGVTVGASLDDALAAAPDGVVLATPPWATPELAIAALRAGRFVLAEKPVATSVAAASVYTGLTAAERARLQIGLTYRHDPAIGRLKTWIDDGVLGGPLLVRAHIYDERRDAADPAHLARMRRTLEHGMPVVHEGAHVFDWLAHLLGPGGLVVDDAWALRTDTDLPAPNLTGARLHHPAGHRVLAEFGWLTDALPRCELTFLGPRGLATLDGVTFALRLATAAGEETVEFPGERVPRDFDLQLARFAALVRGEVAAPDPDLAAGLAALALAEQVATLAMDGVTT, encoded by the coding sequence TTGACGGGAGGGACGATGGTCGCGGTCGCGCTGGTCGGCCTCGGTGACATCGGCCTCGGCGCGCACCTGCCTGCGCTGCTGCGCTCCCCCGACGTGCGCCTGGTCGCCGTCGCCGACCCGGTCGCCGCACACCGCGAGGCCGTGACGCCGCTGGTGGGCGACGGTGTCACCGTCGGCGCGAGCCTCGACGACGCGCTGGCCGCCGCCCCCGACGGCGTCGTGCTGGCCACACCGCCGTGGGCCACCCCCGAGCTGGCCATCGCCGCGCTGCGGGCCGGCCGGTTCGTCCTCGCCGAGAAGCCGGTCGCCACGTCGGTCGCGGCGGCCTCGGTCTACACCGGCCTCACCGCCGCCGAGCGGGCCCGGCTGCAGATCGGCCTCACCTACCGGCACGACCCCGCGATCGGCCGGCTCAAGACCTGGATCGACGACGGCGTGCTCGGCGGGCCGCTGCTGGTCCGGGCGCACATCTACGACGAGCGGCGCGACGCCGCCGACCCCGCGCACCTGGCCCGGATGCGGCGCACCCTCGAGCACGGCATGCCGGTGGTGCACGAGGGCGCGCACGTCTTCGACTGGCTCGCGCACCTGCTCGGTCCCGGCGGGCTGGTCGTCGACGACGCGTGGGCGCTGCGCACCGACACGGACCTGCCCGCGCCGAACCTCACCGGCGCCCGGCTGCACCATCCGGCGGGGCACCGGGTGCTGGCGGAGTTCGGCTGGCTCACCGACGCGCTGCCCCGCTGCGAGCTGACCTTCCTCGGCCCGCGCGGGCTGGCCACGCTGGACGGCGTGACGTTCGCGCTGCGGCTGGCCACGGCCGCCGGCGAGGAGACCGTCGAGTTCCCCGGCGAGCGGGTGCCGCGCGACTTCGACCTGCAGCTGGCCCGGTTCGCCGCGCTCGTCCGCGGCGAAGTGGCGGCGCCCGACCCCGACCTCGCGGCCGGACTGGCGGCGCTCGCCCTCGCCGAGCAGGTCGCGACCCTTGCCATGGACGGAGTCACCACATGA
- a CDS encoding creatininase family protein: MTLLRWADASRETLNEVLPEALVVLPIGATEQHGRHLATGTDALLAATAAERAATLAAETAARPQVLAPALPFGASDHHLPFGGTLSLTPETLLAVLLDLLRSVAEDGGARVVLVNGHGGNVGVCHAAAAAASTRHRLAVAHVDYWRFAADDPAGGVPGHAGEFETSLVAAVRPDAAGPVPPRARPLPEPATAKPKGVTVHDAALWTSIDGYTDHPERATAADGAARLDTVVAGLAACFAELTETL; encoded by the coding sequence ATGACGTTGCTGCGCTGGGCCGACGCGTCGCGCGAGACGCTGAACGAGGTGCTGCCGGAGGCACTGGTCGTGCTGCCGATCGGCGCCACCGAGCAGCACGGCCGGCACCTCGCCACCGGCACCGACGCGCTGCTGGCGGCGACCGCGGCCGAGCGGGCCGCGACGCTCGCCGCCGAGACCGCCGCCCGGCCCCAGGTCCTGGCGCCGGCGCTGCCGTTCGGCGCGTCCGACCACCACCTGCCGTTCGGCGGCACGCTGTCGCTGACGCCGGAGACGCTGCTCGCGGTGCTGCTGGACCTGCTCCGCTCCGTCGCCGAGGACGGCGGCGCTCGCGTGGTGCTGGTCAACGGGCACGGCGGCAACGTCGGCGTCTGCCACGCCGCCGCGGCCGCCGCCTCGACCCGGCACCGGCTGGCCGTCGCGCACGTCGACTACTGGCGCTTCGCCGCCGACGACCCCGCGGGCGGCGTGCCCGGTCACGCCGGCGAGTTCGAGACGTCGCTGGTCGCCGCCGTCCGCCCGGACGCCGCCGGCCCCGTCCCGCCGCGTGCGCGCCCGCTGCCCGAGCCGGCCACGGCAAAGCCGAAGGGCGTCACCGTCCACGACGCCGCGCTGTGGACGTCCATCGACGGCTACACCGACCACCCCGAGCGGGCCACCGCCGCCGACGGCGCCGCCCGGCTGGACACCGTCGTCGCCGGCCTGGCCGCCTGCTTCGCCGAGCTGACCGAGACCCTGTGA
- a CDS encoding amidohydrolase family protein produces MIDFHTHTPLWRTTSWLGGATFGAEEFVGFMDAIGIDRAVVLSHDGLFDARPEANDDLAAFVRAFPDRLAGFGTVTPRDRNAVAETERMFGALGLKGMKLHPWLQGFSMHEPALDPICEVIAGAGGILLSHDGTPPYSTPSQIAALARRHPRLPVVLGHGGLHDLWREALAMIQETENLYLCICGTPPYAARTILAEAPPHKVLFGTDAGLSDQASQDYAVARVREIDGWGITDAQRRAMLVENPARLLDAA; encoded by the coding sequence GTGATCGACTTCCACACCCACACGCCGCTGTGGCGCACCACCAGCTGGCTGGGCGGCGCGACGTTCGGCGCGGAGGAGTTCGTCGGGTTCATGGACGCCATCGGCATCGACCGCGCCGTCGTCCTCAGCCACGACGGCCTGTTCGACGCCCGGCCGGAGGCCAACGACGACCTCGCGGCCTTCGTCCGCGCGTTCCCCGACCGGCTGGCCGGGTTCGGCACCGTCACGCCGCGCGACCGGAACGCCGTCGCCGAGACCGAGCGGATGTTCGGCGCCCTCGGGCTCAAGGGGATGAAGCTGCACCCGTGGCTGCAGGGGTTCAGCATGCACGAGCCCGCGCTGGACCCGATCTGCGAGGTCATCGCGGGGGCCGGCGGCATCCTGCTCAGCCACGACGGCACCCCGCCGTACTCGACGCCGTCGCAGATCGCCGCGCTGGCCCGGCGGCACCCGCGGCTGCCCGTCGTGCTCGGCCACGGCGGACTGCACGACCTGTGGCGCGAGGCGCTGGCGATGATCCAGGAGACGGAGAACCTCTACCTGTGCATCTGCGGCACCCCGCCGTACGCCGCGCGGACGATCCTCGCCGAGGCGCCGCCGCACAAGGTGCTGTTCGGCACCGACGCCGGGCTGTCCGACCAGGCCAGCCAGGACTACGCGGTGGCGCGGGTACGCGAGATCGACGGCTGGGGCATCACGGACGCGCAGCGGCGGGCGATGCTGGTCGAGAACCCCGCGCGGCTGCTGGACGCGGCATGA
- a CDS encoding mandelate racemase/muconate lactonizing enzyme family protein, with translation MTAVTVAAVHTAAVSLAAHPDLVVRGARGAHDRSDFLLVRVVTSDDVEGYGEVSATPLWSGEDGVSARHFIETILAPALVGRPLTPVRGLEALMDTVLAQNPFTKAGVSIALWDAWARTLGVPLAVALGGPYRTEVPIKLSLSGDGEQLERAHAAAVAAGFGAFKVKVGLGVDGDVERFAHARSLVGDKAFLGMDANGGWSRSEAARAIRALAPYEPAFAEQPVRPDDLAGMRSLRDLGLPVVADESVFGTTDLARVIDAGAADVVSLYVGKSGGPGRAVAMAGLADASGLDVLIGSNGELGLGAAAQLHVAAALPRLSAIPSDIIGAHYYAEDILAEPLAGDGTIVRLRPEPGLGVTLRADLLREFR, from the coding sequence ATGACGGCGGTCACCGTCGCGGCCGTGCACACCGCCGCGGTCAGCCTGGCCGCCCATCCCGACCTGGTGGTCCGCGGCGCCCGCGGCGCGCACGACCGCTCCGACTTCCTGCTGGTCCGCGTCGTCACCAGCGACGACGTCGAAGGCTACGGCGAGGTCAGCGCGACGCCGCTGTGGAGCGGCGAGGACGGCGTCAGCGCGCGGCATTTCATCGAGACGATCCTCGCGCCTGCGCTGGTCGGCCGGCCGCTGACGCCGGTCCGCGGGCTCGAGGCGCTGATGGACACCGTGCTCGCGCAGAACCCGTTCACCAAGGCCGGCGTCTCGATCGCGCTGTGGGACGCGTGGGCGCGCACACTCGGCGTCCCGCTGGCGGTCGCGCTGGGCGGGCCGTACCGCACCGAGGTGCCGATCAAGCTGTCGCTGTCCGGCGACGGCGAGCAGCTGGAACGGGCACACGCGGCCGCCGTCGCCGCCGGGTTCGGCGCCTTCAAGGTGAAAGTCGGGCTCGGCGTCGACGGCGACGTCGAGCGGTTCGCGCACGCCCGGTCCCTCGTCGGCGACAAGGCGTTCCTCGGCATGGACGCCAACGGCGGCTGGTCGCGGTCCGAGGCGGCCCGGGCGATCAGGGCGCTGGCGCCCTACGAGCCGGCGTTCGCCGAGCAGCCGGTGCGGCCGGACGACCTCGCCGGCATGCGATCGCTGCGCGACCTCGGGCTGCCGGTGGTGGCCGACGAGTCCGTCTTCGGCACCACGGACCTCGCCCGCGTCATCGACGCCGGGGCCGCCGACGTCGTCAGCCTCTACGTCGGCAAGAGCGGCGGGCCGGGCCGGGCGGTCGCGATGGCCGGGCTGGCCGATGCGTCCGGGCTGGACGTGCTGATCGGGTCCAACGGCGAGCTGGGCCTGGGCGCGGCCGCCCAGCTGCACGTCGCGGCCGCGCTGCCGCGGCTGTCGGCGATCCCGTCGGACATCATCGGCGCGCACTACTACGCCGAGGACATCCTGGCCGAGCCGCTGGCCGGCGACGGGACGATCGTCCGCCTCAGGCCGGAGCCGGGCCTGGGCGTCACCCTCCGAGCCGACCTGCTGCGGGAGTTCCGATGA
- a CDS encoding amidohydrolase family protein has translation MIVDVHAHTPTHRDAVPDDERRVYTGWRTDRPVTTTNSWADYDEAMAAADVSIVFNIAVDDPEAATGLPYRPEDTNTSTAAFVAADPARRIGFMSVDPTRADAVEQAEHCRDLGLVGVKLGPNYQDFDPLSPRATAFYGYCQREGLPIVFHQGASPIRHAPLRYTYPLVTDEIALAFPELRIVMAHMGHPWGKETVVTIRKHPHVYADVSSIYLRPWVCYESLLAAVEWGATHKLLLGSDFPIANTGEAMAGLRRVNAITEGTALPRIPDEVVEQIIHADALGALGLSLKETP, from the coding sequence ATGATCGTCGACGTCCACGCGCACACGCCCACGCACCGTGACGCCGTGCCGGACGACGAGCGGCGCGTCTACACCGGCTGGCGCACCGACCGCCCGGTCACCACGACGAACTCGTGGGCCGACTACGACGAGGCGATGGCCGCCGCCGACGTCTCGATCGTCTTCAACATCGCCGTCGACGACCCCGAGGCCGCCACCGGGCTGCCGTACCGCCCCGAGGACACCAACACGTCGACCGCCGCGTTCGTCGCGGCCGACCCGGCCCGGCGGATCGGCTTCATGTCGGTCGACCCGACCCGCGCCGACGCCGTCGAGCAGGCCGAGCACTGCCGCGACCTGGGCCTCGTCGGCGTCAAGCTGGGGCCGAACTACCAGGACTTCGACCCGCTGTCGCCGCGCGCCACCGCGTTCTACGGGTACTGCCAGCGCGAAGGGCTGCCGATCGTGTTCCACCAGGGCGCCTCGCCGATCCGGCACGCGCCGCTGCGCTACACGTACCCGCTGGTCACCGACGAGATCGCGCTGGCCTTCCCGGAGCTGCGCATCGTCATGGCGCACATGGGCCACCCGTGGGGCAAGGAGACGGTGGTGACGATCCGCAAGCACCCGCACGTCTACGCCGACGTCTCGTCCATCTACCTGCGCCCCTGGGTCTGCTACGAGTCGCTGCTGGCCGCGGTCGAGTGGGGCGCGACGCACAAGCTGCTGCTCGGGTCGGACTTCCCGATCGCGAACACCGGCGAGGCGATGGCCGGGCTGCGCCGCGTCAACGCGATCACCGAGGGCACCGCGCTGCCGCGGATCCCCGACGAGGTGGTCGAGCAGATCATCCACGCCGACGCGCTGGGCGCGCTGGGCCTGTCGCTGAAGGAGACACCGTGA
- a CDS encoding amidohydrolase family protein has protein sequence MIIDAHVRLGPGRSAALDVAELTATMDRLGIDRALVAPGEYATAWDNRGGNDLVTAAAAASGGRLIAYAVANPWAGAEAVAELARARDRGAAALAVDPALQGFDLLDGLVDPLLAFARDAGWLVYVRTGTPPHAVPLPLASLARRWPSLTFVMGRSGATDFWIDAAPALRHAPNLYADTSYAPWDTVLSEFARDPEIGAGRLVFSTDAPYTAPTAELARITDWPIPDADRAAVLGGTLAGLLG, from the coding sequence GTGATCATCGACGCGCACGTGCGGCTCGGCCCCGGCCGGTCCGCCGCGCTCGACGTCGCCGAGCTGACCGCGACGATGGACCGGCTCGGCATCGACCGCGCCCTCGTCGCGCCCGGCGAGTACGCGACCGCCTGGGACAACCGCGGCGGCAACGACCTCGTGACGGCCGCCGCCGCGGCGTCGGGCGGCCGGCTGATCGCCTACGCCGTCGCCAACCCCTGGGCCGGCGCCGAAGCCGTCGCCGAGCTGGCCCGGGCCCGCGACCGCGGCGCCGCTGCCCTCGCCGTCGACCCCGCGCTGCAGGGGTTCGACCTGCTCGACGGGCTGGTCGACCCGCTGCTGGCGTTCGCCCGCGACGCCGGCTGGCTCGTCTACGTCCGGACGGGCACGCCGCCGCACGCCGTCCCGCTGCCGCTGGCGTCCCTGGCCCGGCGCTGGCCGTCGCTGACGTTCGTCATGGGCCGCAGCGGCGCGACCGACTTCTGGATCGACGCCGCGCCGGCGCTGCGGCACGCGCCGAACCTGTACGCCGACACCAGCTACGCGCCGTGGGACACCGTGCTGTCGGAGTTCGCCCGCGACCCCGAGATCGGCGCCGGCCGCCTGGTCTTCTCGACCGACGCTCCATACACGGCGCCCACTGCCGAGCTGGCCCGGATCACCGACTGGCCCATCCCTGACGCCGATCGCGCCGCCGTCCTCGGCGGCACGCTGGCCGGACTGCTCGGTTAG
- a CDS encoding dihydrodipicolinate synthase family protein: MAALDTRPTPDGGTATGDAALLVRGVSPVLEVPFHADGAVDVAGFSRVVDHVLSTGVTSVMFPGFASEYHKLAEAERAELTEVLLSRTRGRADVAAIVAVQDHATRLAAQRARAVVDAGADLINLLPPHYLSPSRRAVQEHVGAVLAAVAPTPVVLQYAPSETGTSLDAATLRELATEHPNLRLVKVESSPPGRLIAELAAGRPALPAVEGYAGVQLPDAVRRGAVGTQPGCSFTEIYVELWRRYEAGDHAGGDELHRRLLPYISYWMLDTELIIAAEKLISVRRGLFADPYCREPAHRLDAEEIGMVDRFLAEFDTMLPHLG; encoded by the coding sequence ATGGCAGCACTGGACACTCGGCCGACGCCGGACGGCGGGACGGCGACCGGCGATGCGGCACTGCTGGTGCGCGGCGTCTCGCCGGTGCTCGAGGTGCCGTTCCACGCCGACGGCGCGGTCGATGTGGCCGGCTTCAGCCGGGTGGTCGACCACGTGCTGAGCACCGGCGTCACCAGTGTGATGTTCCCGGGCTTCGCCTCGGAGTACCACAAGCTGGCCGAGGCCGAGCGGGCCGAGCTGACCGAGGTGCTGCTGTCGCGCACCCGCGGCCGCGCCGACGTCGCGGCGATCGTCGCGGTGCAGGACCACGCGACGCGGCTGGCGGCGCAGCGGGCGCGGGCGGTCGTCGACGCGGGGGCGGACCTGATCAACCTGCTGCCGCCGCACTACCTGTCGCCGTCGCGGCGGGCCGTCCAGGAGCACGTCGGCGCCGTCCTGGCCGCCGTCGCGCCGACCCCGGTGGTGCTGCAGTACGCACCGTCCGAGACCGGCACCAGCCTCGACGCGGCGACCCTGCGCGAGCTGGCCACCGAGCACCCGAACCTGCGGCTGGTCAAGGTCGAGTCGAGCCCGCCGGGACGGCTCATCGCCGAGCTCGCCGCCGGCCGGCCCGCACTGCCGGCGGTCGAGGGCTACGCCGGCGTGCAGCTCCCGGACGCGGTCCGCCGCGGCGCCGTCGGCACCCAGCCGGGCTGCTCGTTCACCGAGATCTACGTGGAGCTCTGGCGCCGCTACGAGGCCGGCGACCACGCGGGCGGCGACGAGCTGCACCGCCGGCTGCTGCCCTACATCTCGTACTGGATGCTCGACACCGAGCTGATCATCGCGGCCGAGAAGCTGATCTCGGTGCGCCGCGGGTTGTTCGCCGACCCCTACTGCCGCGAGCCGGCCCACCGGCTCGATGCCGAGGAGATCGGCATGGTCGACCGGTTCCTCGCCGAGTTCGACACCATGCTTCCCCATCTCGGCTGA
- a CDS encoding ABC transporter substrate-binding protein: MKTLRFAVPLAAGCLALAACGGDGDDDTTDAGPEAASWHEEIEGGPLEVGVLSAEGTPGLAILQELADGLAADYDGTDVTLTFANTDARPGIEQRWRSGDPLDVDYGMFDGTNPALTVWADDGALLDLRPYLEQNDPETGTPWLDRFSPTVREFMENPSDGGIYGVPSELSLHVLFYNAGLFTELGIEPPSTWDDLLAANTALKAAGVDPIAVTGLFEPYMGMWSDHLWLRTVGYDKARAVLTGGEGHITDDPGFLEGLEMLQQLRDDGAFLTGFEGTDFTAAQAQFFQGDAGMILMGTWLVSEMADVIPPDFQLGVVAFPAVEGGAGDQGAVMAALQEISVAAEGENIPLALEWARRLTSVETQTRRAEEIGEVSAVVDVPSPPGIPGIDQVVADADALEPRDYGITQSPANEVIYPEIARLLFGEQDAQQTLERLDEGLRRVHGN; encoded by the coding sequence ATGAAGACGCTGCGATTCGCCGTCCCGCTCGCCGCCGGGTGCCTCGCGCTCGCCGCGTGCGGTGGCGATGGCGACGACGACACGACGGACGCCGGGCCCGAGGCGGCGAGCTGGCACGAGGAGATCGAGGGCGGCCCGCTGGAGGTCGGCGTGCTGTCGGCCGAGGGGACGCCCGGGCTGGCGATCCTGCAGGAGCTGGCAGACGGCCTGGCGGCCGACTACGACGGCACCGACGTCACGCTGACGTTCGCCAACACCGACGCCCGCCCCGGCATCGAGCAGCGCTGGCGCTCCGGCGACCCGCTCGACGTCGACTACGGCATGTTCGACGGCACCAACCCGGCGCTGACCGTGTGGGCCGACGACGGCGCGCTGCTCGACCTGCGGCCCTACCTCGAGCAGAACGACCCCGAGACCGGCACGCCGTGGCTGGACCGCTTCAGCCCGACCGTCCGCGAGTTCATGGAGAACCCGTCCGACGGCGGCATCTACGGCGTCCCGTCCGAGCTGTCGCTGCACGTGCTGTTCTACAACGCCGGCCTGTTCACCGAGCTGGGCATCGAGCCGCCCAGCACCTGGGACGACCTGCTGGCCGCGAACACCGCGCTGAAGGCGGCCGGCGTCGACCCGATCGCCGTCACCGGGCTGTTCGAGCCGTACATGGGCATGTGGAGCGACCACCTGTGGCTGCGCACCGTCGGCTACGACAAGGCACGCGCCGTGCTCACCGGCGGCGAGGGGCACATCACCGACGACCCCGGCTTCCTCGAGGGCCTGGAGATGCTGCAGCAACTGCGCGACGACGGCGCGTTCCTCACCGGCTTCGAGGGCACCGACTTCACCGCCGCCCAGGCGCAGTTCTTCCAGGGCGACGCCGGCATGATCCTCATGGGCACCTGGCTGGTCAGCGAGATGGCCGACGTCATCCCGCCGGACTTCCAGCTGGGCGTCGTCGCGTTCCCGGCGGTCGAGGGCGGTGCCGGCGACCAGGGCGCCGTCATGGCGGCGCTGCAGGAGATCTCCGTCGCCGCCGAGGGCGAGAACATCCCGCTGGCGCTGGAGTGGGCCCGCCGGCTCACCAGCGTCGAGACGCAGACCCGGCGCGCTGAGGAGATCGGCGAGGTGTCGGCCGTCGTGGACGTGCCCAGCCCGCCCGGCATCCCCGGCATCGACCAGGTCGTCGCCGACGCCGATGCGCTGGAGCCGCGCGACTACGGCATCACCCAGAGCCCGGCCAACGAGGTGATCTACCCGGAGATCGCCCGGTTGCTCTTCGGCGAGCAGGACGCCCAGCAGACACTGGAGCGGCTCGACGAGGGCCTGCGCCGGGTGCACGGCAACTAG
- a CDS encoding carbohydrate ABC transporter permease: MHRAAQRRIIIPFLLPALLLLGVFFLYPLVRTVDISFTEWTRTGDYSYVGGENYTRLFDDPGYLNALKNAFLFTLVGGCMLFPVAIAIAWALNQRIHGERFFRFVVFAPVVLSAAVVALMWKFVYHPTLGLINPALEGLGVDALARTWLGDASTALPAVAFTTVWHGIGIWVVLLSAGFERLPADVLEAGRIDGAGEWRLFRSVMLPMLRDLFRILVVLWIVQSMQAFAFVFIMTGGGPYGSTDIVGTLMYRVAFERYEFGYAAAMGVVLVVIMLIVTQIVNKVMKRDELQY; encoded by the coding sequence ATGCATCGAGCCGCGCAACGTCGCATCATCATCCCGTTCCTGCTGCCCGCGCTCCTGCTGCTCGGGGTGTTCTTCCTCTATCCGCTGGTGCGCACCGTCGACATCTCGTTCACCGAGTGGACCCGCACGGGCGACTACAGCTACGTCGGGGGCGAGAACTACACCCGGCTGTTCGACGACCCCGGCTACCTCAACGCTCTGAAGAACGCGTTCCTGTTCACGCTGGTCGGCGGGTGCATGCTGTTCCCGGTGGCGATCGCCATCGCGTGGGCGCTGAACCAGCGCATCCACGGCGAGCGGTTCTTCCGGTTCGTGGTGTTCGCGCCGGTGGTGCTGAGCGCGGCGGTCGTCGCGCTGATGTGGAAGTTCGTGTACCACCCGACGCTCGGGCTGATCAACCCGGCGCTGGAGGGGCTCGGAGTCGACGCGCTGGCCCGCACCTGGCTGGGCGACGCGTCGACGGCGCTGCCGGCGGTCGCGTTCACCACGGTCTGGCACGGCATCGGCATCTGGGTGGTGCTGCTGTCGGCCGGGTTCGAGCGGCTGCCGGCCGACGTGCTGGAGGCCGGGCGCATCGACGGCGCCGGCGAGTGGCGGCTGTTCCGCAGCGTCATGCTGCCGATGCTGCGCGACCTGTTCCGGATCCTGGTCGTGCTGTGGATCGTGCAGTCGATGCAGGCGTTCGCGTTCGTGTTCATCATGACCGGCGGCGGTCCGTACGGGTCGACGGACATCGTCGGGACGCTGATGTACCGGGTCGCGTTCGAGCGCTACGAGTTCGGCTACGCGGCCGCCATGGGCGTCGTCCTCGTCGTGATCATGCTGATCGTGACGCAGATCGTCAACAAGGTGATGAAGCGCGATGAGCTCCAGTACTGA
- a CDS encoding carbohydrate ABC transporter permease codes for MSSSTDVRPAPAAGAPTPPPSRPRRRGSDRAPFRRFHLIIYLLLGAVAFSTAGAFAWVFNVSMKTNSEFIGTRPWTIAEDWRWQNYSDAWSSANVGSFFGNSVIVSVSATVLGVVLAAFAAYPLARIPFRGSGMVLSVFLLGLMVPWMVTFIPLYVTMQDLGLLDSRLGLALVYATYNLPFNVFVLVGFMRTLPGELEEAAAVDGARPVTTFLRIILPLMGPGLASVSIISFLQNWNEFFYALVLIHSPERMTLPLGLFQLGQAADYGTNWVTLFAGMMITVVPVLLVFALLQNQVTKGLTAGALKG; via the coding sequence ATGAGCTCCAGTACTGACGTCCGCCCGGCGCCGGCCGCCGGCGCGCCCACCCCGCCGCCGTCGCGACCACGGCGCCGGGGCAGCGACCGCGCGCCGTTCCGCCGGTTCCACCTGATCATCTACCTGCTGCTCGGCGCCGTCGCGTTCTCGACGGCGGGCGCGTTCGCCTGGGTCTTCAACGTGTCGATGAAGACCAACAGCGAGTTCATCGGCACCCGCCCGTGGACCATCGCCGAGGACTGGCGCTGGCAGAACTACAGCGACGCGTGGTCCAGCGCCAACGTCGGCTCGTTCTTCGGCAACAGCGTCATCGTCAGCGTGTCGGCGACGGTGCTCGGCGTGGTGCTCGCGGCGTTCGCCGCCTACCCGCTGGCGCGCATCCCGTTCCGCGGCAGCGGCATGGTGCTCAGCGTCTTCCTGCTCGGCCTGATGGTGCCGTGGATGGTGACGTTCATCCCGCTGTACGTGACCATGCAGGACCTCGGGCTGCTGGACAGCCGGCTCGGACTGGCGCTCGTCTACGCGACGTACAACCTGCCGTTCAACGTGTTCGTGCTGGTCGGGTTCATGCGGACGCTGCCGGGCGAGCTGGAGGAGGCGGCCGCCGTCGACGGCGCCAGGCCGGTCACGACGTTCCTGCGGATCATCCTGCCGCTGATGGGCCCCGGGCTGGCGTCGGTGTCGATCATCAGCTTCCTGCAGAACTGGAACGAGTTCTTCTACGCGCTGGTGCTGATCCACTCGCCGGAACGGATGACGCTGCCGCTCGGGCTGTTCCAGCTCGGCCAGGCCGCCGACTACGGCACGAACTGGGTCACGCTGTTCGCCGGCATGATGATCACGGTGGTGCCGGTGCTGCTGGTGTTCGCGCTGCTGCAGAACCAGGTGACGAAGGGGCTGACGGCCGGCGCGCTCAAGGGCTGA